A window of Xylophilus sp. GW821-FHT01B05 contains these coding sequences:
- a CDS encoding Lrp/AsnC family transcriptional regulator, translating to MATTKLQKKSATPDSVKDGLDRTDRAILRALQRDASVSNVALAAKVNLSAPACLRRVERLKALGLIKGIVALLDPRALDAGTLVMIGVVLDRSTPDSFTDFEKAVQKVPGCMECHVVMGEFDYFMLVRTKDNESYNRLHAEHLLYLPGVRQVRTFMVLKQVLSTTQLPI from the coding sequence ATGGCCACAACAAAATTGCAGAAGAAGAGCGCCACTCCAGATTCCGTAAAAGACGGCCTGGATCGCACCGACCGCGCCATCCTGCGTGCGCTGCAGCGCGACGCCTCCGTCTCCAACGTGGCGCTGGCCGCCAAGGTGAATCTGAGCGCGCCCGCCTGCCTGCGGCGGGTGGAGCGCTTGAAGGCGCTGGGCCTGATCAAGGGCATCGTGGCGCTGCTCGATCCGCGTGCGCTGGACGCGGGCACGCTGGTCATGATCGGCGTGGTGCTGGACCGCTCCACGCCGGACTCCTTCACCGACTTCGAGAAGGCGGTGCAGAAGGTTCCGGGCTGCATGGAGTGCCACGTCGTCATGGGCGAGTTCGACTATTTCATGCTTGTGCGCACGAAGGACAACGAGAGCTACAACCGCCTGCACGCCGAGCACCTGCTCTACCTGCCAGGCGTGCGGCAGGTGCGGACTTTCATGGTGCTCAAGCAGGTGTTGTCGACTACGCAGTTGCCGATCTGA
- a CDS encoding tripartite tricarboxylate transporter substrate binding protein, with product MSSLKSAALRLAQRLAVPAVALLFTAQAFAAYPDRPITLIVPFNAGTTPDIVSRMLAEAVGRDIGQSVVVTNRVGASGIIGTQALINAPADGYTIAYANVATLAINQSLYKKLPYDADKQLAPVALTGFVQNVLAVRKDLGVKSVAELVALAKKDPGKLTVGSGGNGTTGHLSAEMFKSMAGVYITHVPYKGGLEADLALLRGEVDLVFENITSIAPYLQRGQVVPLAVTGSQRDNRLPQLPTMAESGLHGYQAVAWTGYIAPAATPPQVLDLLNAAFNKALNSPELKSRLAQQAYEIHVGPRSDLFDLAHKERPIWADVIKKSGAAID from the coding sequence ATGTCTTCCCTCAAGAGTGCCGCCCTGCGGCTCGCGCAGCGCCTGGCCGTGCCTGCCGTCGCGCTGCTGTTCACCGCCCAGGCCTTTGCCGCCTACCCGGACCGGCCGATCACGCTGATCGTGCCCTTCAACGCCGGCACCACGCCCGACATCGTCTCGCGCATGCTGGCCGAGGCGGTGGGCCGCGACATCGGCCAGTCCGTTGTGGTCACCAACCGCGTGGGGGCCTCCGGCATCATCGGCACGCAGGCGCTGATCAACGCGCCGGCCGACGGCTACACCATTGCCTACGCCAACGTGGCCACGCTGGCGATCAACCAGTCGCTCTACAAGAAGCTGCCTTATGACGCCGACAAGCAACTCGCGCCCGTGGCCCTGACCGGCTTTGTGCAGAACGTGCTGGCCGTGCGCAAGGACCTGGGCGTGAAGAGCGTGGCCGAGCTGGTGGCGCTGGCCAAGAAAGATCCCGGCAAGCTCACCGTGGGCTCGGGCGGCAACGGCACCACCGGCCACCTGAGCGCGGAGATGTTCAAGTCCATGGCGGGCGTCTACATCACCCACGTGCCCTACAAGGGCGGCCTCGAAGCCGACCTGGCGCTGCTGCGCGGCGAGGTGGATTTGGTGTTTGAGAACATCACCTCCATCGCGCCCTACCTGCAGCGTGGCCAGGTCGTGCCATTGGCCGTCACCGGCAGCCAGCGCGACAACCGCCTGCCGCAACTGCCCACCATGGCCGAGAGCGGCCTGCACGGCTACCAGGCCGTGGCCTGGACGGGCTACATCGCCCCCGCCGCCACGCCGCCGCAGGTGTTGGACCTTTTGAACGCGGCCTTCAACAAGGCGCTGAACTCACCCGAGCTGAAGAGCCGACTGGCCCAGCAGGCCTACGAGATCCACGTGGGCCCGCGCAGCGACCTGTTTGATCTGGCGCACAAGGAGCGCCCCATTTGGGCCGACGTGATCAAGAAATCTGGCGCGGCTATTGATTGA
- a CDS encoding amidase codes for MTQDLHQLPASALGTAYRSGALSPVEVTQAVLDHIARWEPQLRATYLLRPEAALAQARASEARWRSGTALGPLDGVPATIKENIATQGDPLPLGTAATALVPAAADAPPAARLREAGAVIVSKTTMPDYGMLSSGLSSFHALTRNPWNLDKGPGGSSAGAGAAAAAGYGPLHLGTDIGGSLRLPAGWCGIFSLKPSLGRIPIDPPTMGRAAGPMTRSVADSALLMQVLSQPDARDTMSLPPQDIAWDTFDAGVEKLRGLKIGLLMDAGCGLPVETEVREAVERAALLLERAGAVVEPMAPFMTQAMLDGMDRFWRMRSNVDMAGLPAERRARVLPYIQAWADSAAGMDGAEVYLAYHQFHLTRVATVRACAAYDYVISPTAPMPAFDAALPSPTNDPLHPLEHIGFTVPFNMSEQPAASINCGYTRSGLPIGLQIAGPRFDDLGVLQVARAFELIRDPQRAWPEPGGA; via the coding sequence ATGACACAGGACCTACACCAGCTCCCAGCCAGCGCACTGGGCACGGCCTACCGCAGCGGCGCGCTGTCGCCGGTAGAAGTCACGCAGGCGGTGCTGGACCACATCGCCCGCTGGGAGCCCCAGTTGCGGGCCACCTACCTGCTGCGCCCTGAGGCCGCACTGGCCCAGGCCCGCGCATCGGAGGCGCGCTGGCGCAGCGGCACGGCGCTGGGGCCGCTGGACGGCGTGCCGGCCACCATCAAGGAAAACATCGCCACCCAGGGCGACCCGCTGCCGCTGGGCACTGCCGCCACGGCGCTGGTGCCGGCTGCGGCCGACGCCCCACCGGCCGCGCGCCTGCGCGAGGCCGGCGCCGTCATCGTCAGCAAGACCACCATGCCGGACTACGGCATGTTGTCTTCCGGGCTGTCGTCCTTCCATGCGCTTACGCGCAACCCCTGGAACCTGGACAAGGGCCCGGGCGGCTCCAGCGCCGGCGCGGGCGCGGCGGCAGCCGCCGGCTACGGGCCGCTGCACCTGGGCACCGACATCGGCGGCTCGCTGCGCCTGCCGGCAGGCTGGTGCGGCATCTTCTCGCTCAAGCCCAGCCTGGGCCGCATCCCGATCGACCCGCCCACCATGGGCCGCGCCGCCGGCCCCATGACCCGCAGCGTGGCCGACTCCGCGCTGCTGATGCAGGTGCTGTCGCAGCCCGACGCGCGCGACACCATGAGCCTGCCGCCGCAGGACATTGCCTGGGACACGTTTGACGCCGGTGTCGAGAAACTGCGCGGCCTGAAGATCGGCCTGCTGATGGATGCCGGCTGCGGCCTGCCGGTAGAGACCGAAGTGCGCGAAGCCGTCGAGCGCGCCGCGCTGCTGCTGGAGCGCGCCGGCGCCGTGGTCGAGCCCATGGCGCCCTTCATGACCCAGGCCATGCTGGACGGCATGGACCGCTTCTGGCGCATGCGCTCCAACGTGGACATGGCCGGCCTGCCGGCCGAGCGCCGCGCCCGCGTGCTGCCCTACATCCAGGCCTGGGCCGACAGCGCCGCCGGCATGGATGGCGCCGAGGTGTACCTGGCCTACCACCAGTTCCACCTGACCCGCGTGGCCACGGTGCGCGCCTGCGCCGCGTATGACTACGTCATCTCGCCCACGGCGCCCATGCCGGCCTTTGACGCCGCCCTGCCCTCGCCCACCAACGACCCGCTGCACCCGCTGGAACACATCGGCTTTACCGTGCCCTTCAACATGTCGGAGCAGCCGGCCGCCTCGATCAACTGCGGCTACACCCGCAGCGGGCTGCCCATAGGCCTGCAGATCGCCGGGCCGCGCTTTGACGACCTGGGCGTGCTGCAGGTGGCGCGCGCCTTTGAATTGATTCGGGACCCGCAAAGAGCATGGCCGGAGCCTGGCGGCGCCTGA
- a CDS encoding NADP-dependent isocitrate dehydrogenase: protein MATGKSTIIYTLTDEAPLLATASLLPVVQAFTAPAGIDVVTSDISVAARILAEFPDRLTPEQRVPDNLAELGRLTQLPETNIIKLPNISASVPQLVAAIRELQGRGYNIPDFPEDPKTDEDKDVLARYSKALGSAVNPVLREGNSDRRAPAAVKNYARKHPHSMGEWSMASRTHVAHMKHGDFYHGEKSMTLDGARDVKMELVTKSGKTIVLKPKVALKAGEIIDSMFMSKKALCDFYETQFEDARKTGVMLSLHVKATMMKVSHPIVFGHAVKIFYKEAFEKHGKLFDELGVNVNNGLVNLYEKIETLPSTKKEEIIRDLHACHEHRPSLAMVDSAKGISNLHAPNDVIVDASMPAMIRIGGKMWDANGKPQDTKAVIPESTFARIYQEVINFCKTNGNFDPRTMGTVPNVGLMAQKAEEYGSHDKTFEIAEDGVANIVDLATGEVLLSQNVEQGDIWRMCQVKDAPIRDWVKLAVTRARNSGMPAVFWLDPYRPHEAEVIKKVETYLKDHDTKGLDIQIMSQVRAMRYTLERVIRGLDTISVTGNILRDYLTDLFPIMELGTSAKMLSIVPLMAGGGMYETGAGGSAPKHVKQLVEENHLRWDSLGEFLALAVSLEDVGIKIGNKKAQILGKALDAATGTLLDNNKGPSTRTGELDNRGSHFYLALYWAQALAAQTEDKELQAHFAPLAKALTENEQKIVAELKEVQGKPVDIGGYFLPDAAKTAAVMRPSATFNAALAASV, encoded by the coding sequence ATGGCCACCGGAAAATCCACCATCATCTACACCCTGACGGACGAAGCGCCGCTGCTGGCAACCGCGTCCCTGCTGCCCGTCGTCCAGGCTTTCACTGCTCCGGCAGGCATTGACGTCGTCACCAGTGACATCTCGGTCGCGGCGCGCATCCTGGCCGAGTTCCCCGACCGCCTCACGCCCGAGCAGCGCGTGCCGGACAACCTGGCCGAGCTCGGCCGGCTCACCCAGCTGCCCGAGACCAACATCATCAAGCTGCCCAACATCAGCGCCTCGGTGCCCCAGCTGGTGGCGGCCATCCGCGAACTGCAGGGCCGCGGCTACAACATTCCCGACTTCCCGGAAGATCCCAAGACGGACGAGGACAAGGACGTGCTGGCCCGCTATTCCAAGGCCCTGGGCAGTGCCGTGAACCCGGTGCTGCGCGAAGGCAATTCGGATCGCCGCGCGCCCGCCGCCGTCAAGAACTACGCGCGCAAGCACCCGCACAGCATGGGCGAGTGGAGCATGGCCTCGCGCACCCATGTGGCGCACATGAAGCACGGCGACTTCTACCATGGCGAGAAGTCCATGACGCTGGACGGCGCGCGCGACGTCAAGATGGAGCTGGTCACCAAGAGCGGCAAGACCATCGTGCTCAAGCCCAAGGTGGCACTGAAGGCTGGCGAGATCATCGACAGCATGTTCATGAGCAAGAAGGCGCTGTGCGACTTCTATGAAACGCAGTTCGAGGACGCGCGCAAGACCGGCGTGATGCTGTCGCTGCACGTGAAGGCCACCATGATGAAGGTCTCGCACCCCATCGTGTTCGGCCACGCCGTCAAGATCTTCTACAAGGAAGCCTTCGAGAAGCACGGCAAGCTGTTTGACGAACTGGGCGTGAACGTCAACAACGGCCTGGTCAACCTGTACGAGAAGATCGAAACCCTGCCTTCGACCAAGAAGGAAGAGATCATCCGTGACCTGCACGCCTGCCACGAGCATCGCCCGTCGCTGGCCATGGTGGATTCGGCCAAGGGCATATCCAACCTGCACGCGCCCAACGACGTGATCGTGGATGCGTCCATGCCGGCCATGATCCGCATCGGCGGCAAGATGTGGGACGCCAACGGCAAGCCGCAAGACACCAAGGCCGTCATCCCCGAAAGCACCTTTGCCCGCATCTACCAGGAAGTCATCAACTTCTGCAAGACCAACGGCAACTTCGACCCGCGCACCATGGGCACCGTGCCCAACGTGGGCCTGATGGCGCAAAAGGCCGAAGAGTACGGCTCGCACGACAAGACCTTCGAGATCGCCGAAGACGGCGTGGCCAACATCGTCGACCTGGCCACTGGCGAAGTGCTGCTGTCGCAGAACGTCGAGCAAGGCGACATCTGGCGCATGTGCCAGGTCAAGGACGCGCCCATCCGCGACTGGGTCAAGCTGGCCGTCACGCGCGCCCGCAACTCCGGCATGCCGGCCGTGTTCTGGCTCGACCCGTACCGCCCGCACGAAGCCGAGGTCATCAAGAAGGTAGAGACCTACCTGAAGGACCACGACACCAAGGGCCTGGACATCCAGATCATGTCGCAGGTGCGCGCCATGCGCTACACGCTCGAGCGCGTGATCCGCGGCCTGGACACCATCTCGGTCACCGGCAACATCCTGCGCGACTACCTGACCGACCTGTTCCCCATCATGGAGCTGGGCACCAGCGCCAAGATGCTGTCCATCGTGCCCCTGATGGCCGGCGGCGGCATGTACGAGACCGGTGCGGGCGGCTCGGCCCCCAAGCACGTCAAGCAGCTGGTGGAAGAAAACCACCTGCGCTGGGACTCGCTGGGTGAGTTCCTGGCGCTGGCCGTGTCGCTGGAAGACGTGGGCATCAAGATCGGCAACAAGAAGGCGCAGATCCTGGGCAAGGCCCTGGATGCCGCCACCGGCACCCTGCTCGACAACAACAAGGGCCCATCCACCCGCACCGGCGAGCTGGACAACCGTGGCAGCCACTTCTACCTGGCGCTGTACTGGGCCCAGGCCCTGGCCGCCCAGACCGAAGACAAGGAGCTGCAAGCGCACTTCGCCCCGCTGGCCAAGGCACTGACCGAGAACGAGCAAAAGATCGTCGCCGAGCTGAAGGAAGTGCAAGGCAAGCCGGTCGACATCGGCGGCTACTTCCTGCCCGACGCCGCCAAGACCGCCGCCGTGATGCGGCCTAGCGCCACCTTCAACGCGGCATTGGCAGCCAGCGTTTGA
- a CDS encoding D-aminoacylase codes for MAHFDLLIRHGTVIDGTGAPRRRADLGLRGRRIAALGDLGGDTAEQEIDATGRIVAPGFIDSHTHDDRYLRQDPLMPAKLSQGVTTVITGNCGISLAPWQPAARQAVPPPLNLLGHDAGYFPFARFADYLHDLEQHPAAINAACLVGHTTLRVAVMDDLGRAASAPELAAMQALLREALDSGAIGLSTGAAYPAAMPATTAEMAALAQTLRGYGAVYASHIRDEGDHIFAALDEAFAVGAAGDAPVVVSHHKLIGPANHGRSRETLAHIAHAMVHQPIALDCYPYAAGSTILRKDRLAVSSRVIVTQSQPHPEFAGQDLDVIARQMGLSPEDAVDALQPAGAIYFLMDEQDVQRILAFPQTMVGSDGIPHDTAPHPRLWGTFPRVLGHYCRDVGLFTLEQAVHKMTGLTARHFRLPGRGVLAVGACADVTVFDAGAIADAATWDMPTQPARGIDAVVVNGALAWQNGQATGSRDGAVIRLGDTVFC; via the coding sequence ATGGCTCACTTCGACCTGCTGATCCGCCACGGTACCGTGATCGATGGCACTGGCGCACCACGGCGGCGTGCCGATCTGGGCCTGCGGGGCCGCCGCATCGCGGCCCTGGGCGATCTGGGCGGTGACACGGCCGAGCAAGAGATAGACGCCACGGGCCGCATCGTCGCGCCCGGCTTCATCGACTCGCACACGCACGACGACCGCTACCTGCGGCAAGACCCGCTGATGCCGGCCAAGCTGAGCCAGGGCGTGACGACGGTCATCACCGGCAACTGCGGCATCAGCCTGGCGCCGTGGCAGCCAGCGGCCCGCCAGGCCGTGCCGCCACCGCTGAACCTGCTGGGCCACGACGCTGGCTACTTTCCGTTTGCGCGCTTTGCCGACTACCTGCACGACCTGGAGCAGCACCCGGCCGCCATCAACGCGGCCTGCCTGGTCGGCCACACCACCTTGCGCGTTGCCGTGATGGACGACCTGGGCCGCGCCGCCAGCGCGCCCGAGCTGGCCGCCATGCAGGCTCTGCTGCGCGAGGCGCTGGACAGCGGCGCCATCGGCCTATCGACCGGCGCCGCCTACCCCGCCGCCATGCCGGCCACCACGGCCGAGATGGCGGCGCTGGCGCAAACCCTGCGCGGCTACGGTGCCGTCTATGCCAGCCACATCCGCGACGAGGGCGACCACATCTTTGCCGCGCTGGACGAGGCCTTTGCCGTGGGCGCGGCAGGCGATGCGCCGGTGGTGGTGTCGCACCACAAGCTGATCGGGCCGGCCAACCACGGCCGCTCGCGCGAGACCCTGGCGCACATCGCCCACGCCATGGTGCACCAGCCCATCGCGCTGGACTGCTACCCCTACGCCGCGGGCTCCACCATATTGCGCAAAGACCGGCTGGCGGTGTCCAGCCGCGTGATCGTGACCCAGTCGCAGCCGCACCCCGAGTTCGCCGGGCAGGACCTGGACGTTATTGCCCGGCAGATGGGCCTGTCGCCCGAAGACGCGGTAGACGCCCTGCAGCCGGCCGGCGCCATCTACTTCCTGATGGACGAGCAGGACGTGCAGCGCATCCTGGCCTTCCCCCAGACCATGGTGGGCTCCGACGGCATACCGCACGACACCGCGCCGCACCCGCGCCTGTGGGGCACCTTCCCGCGCGTGCTGGGCCACTACTGCCGCGACGTCGGCCTGTTCACGCTGGAGCAGGCGGTGCACAAGATGACGGGTCTCACGGCGCGCCACTTTCGCCTGCCCGGCCGCGGCGTGCTGGCCGTGGGCGCCTGCGCCGACGTGACGGTGTTTGACGCCGGCGCCATCGCCGACGCCGCCACCTGGGACATGCCCACGCAGCCCGCGCGCGGCATAGACGCGGTGGTCGTCAACGGCGCCCTGGCCTGGCAAAACGGGCAGGCCACCGGCAGCCGTGACGGTGCGGTAATCCGTCTGGGCGATACGGTATTTTGCTAA
- a CDS encoding N-carbamoyl-D-amino-acid hydrolase has product MSNTITVAAAQLGPLQKSEGRDVAVARMVRLLDQAHHRGAQVVVFPELALTTFFPRWYHEDLDEADTWFESTLPSPATAPLFDAIRRHGLTVYLGYAEIAHEADETGVVRKRRFNTSVIIAPSGEIILKYRKIHLPGHVEYAPARTVQHLEKRYFEVGNLGFPVARAPVGDVAGVNMGMLICNDRRWPEAWRVLGLQQVELVMLGYNTPSLNMENRGFEAHHLRVFHSELSVQAGCYQNACFAVAVAKAGTEDGHELQGHSVIVNPQGEVMARTTRWDDELAVADCKLDMCQLGRSTIFNFAAHRRVEAYGRITEQTGSVAPPVWTPAG; this is encoded by the coding sequence ATGTCCAACACCATCACCGTGGCCGCAGCGCAGCTGGGCCCATTGCAGAAATCCGAGGGGCGCGACGTCGCCGTGGCGCGCATGGTGCGCCTGCTCGACCAGGCCCATCACCGCGGCGCGCAAGTCGTGGTGTTTCCCGAGCTGGCGCTGACCACCTTCTTCCCGCGCTGGTACCACGAGGACCTGGACGAGGCCGATACCTGGTTCGAATCCACCCTGCCCTCGCCCGCCACGGCGCCGTTGTTTGACGCCATCCGCCGCCACGGTCTGACGGTGTACCTGGGCTATGCCGAGATCGCCCATGAGGCCGACGAGACCGGCGTGGTGCGCAAGCGCCGCTTCAACACCTCGGTGATCATTGCGCCCTCGGGCGAGATCATTCTCAAGTACCGCAAGATCCACCTGCCGGGCCACGTGGAGTACGCGCCGGCGCGCACCGTGCAGCACCTGGAGAAGCGCTACTTCGAGGTTGGCAACCTGGGCTTTCCGGTGGCGCGCGCGCCGGTGGGCGATGTGGCCGGCGTGAACATGGGCATGCTGATCTGCAATGACCGCCGCTGGCCCGAGGCCTGGCGCGTGCTGGGCCTGCAGCAGGTGGAGCTGGTCATGCTGGGCTACAACACGCCCAGCCTCAACATGGAAAACCGCGGCTTCGAGGCGCACCACCTGCGCGTCTTCCACTCGGAGCTGTCGGTGCAGGCCGGCTGCTACCAGAACGCCTGCTTTGCCGTGGCCGTGGCCAAGGCCGGCACCGAGGACGGCCATGAGCTGCAGGGCCACTCGGTCATCGTCAACCCGCAGGGCGAGGTCATGGCCCGCACCACGCGCTGGGACGACGAGCTGGCCGTGGCCGATTGCAAGCTGGACATGTGCCAGCTGGGCCGCTCGACCATCTTCAATTTCGCCGCGCACCGCCGCGTCGAGGCCTATGGCCGCATCACCGAGCAGACCGGCAGCGTCGCCCCGCCCGTCTGGACTCCCGCTGGTTGA
- a CDS encoding LysR substrate-binding domain-containing protein: MQVVPKPQATPLNLRQIEVFHAIMVTGSLSEAGRMLCVSQPSVSRVLATAENRLRFLLFERVRGRLQPTPEARRLFAEVEGIVAGVSQFNTVARSLAQGSEGKLYLVSSPSYGEWLLPRAISRFCSRHPDVHVNYRPLAFDALIPHVLLGRAELCVSSMAPPPSANLVAKEIGEGRILCALPKGHPLGRVDVVTAEALRAHTLIGYGADTPFGQLTSRFLASAGVVPHIEIRSTPEALAMVRQGVGVALVESFGVTSNCAEEIELKPISPMLAHKIYLIHSRTSPLSNLAKGFLATLRHLLDSDELIEAPHVLAA; this comes from the coding sequence ATGCAAGTCGTCCCCAAGCCCCAAGCCACGCCGCTCAATCTGCGCCAGATCGAGGTGTTCCACGCCATCATGGTGACTGGATCGCTGAGCGAGGCCGGGCGCATGTTGTGCGTGTCGCAGCCCTCGGTCAGCCGGGTGCTGGCCACGGCAGAGAACCGGCTGCGCTTTCTGCTGTTCGAGCGTGTGCGCGGGCGCTTGCAGCCCACGCCCGAGGCGCGCCGCCTGTTTGCCGAGGTGGAGGGCATTGTGGCCGGCGTGAGCCAGTTCAATACCGTGGCGCGCAGCCTGGCGCAGGGCTCTGAGGGCAAGCTCTACCTGGTGTCCAGCCCGAGCTACGGCGAATGGCTGCTGCCGCGCGCCATCAGCCGCTTCTGCAGCCGGCACCCGGATGTGCATGTCAACTACCGGCCGCTGGCCTTCGACGCGCTGATCCCGCACGTGCTGCTGGGCCGGGCCGAGCTGTGCGTGTCGTCCATGGCGCCGCCGCCCAGCGCCAACCTGGTGGCCAAGGAGATTGGCGAGGGCCGCATCCTGTGCGCGCTGCCCAAGGGGCATCCGCTGGGCCGGGTCGATGTGGTGACGGCCGAGGCGCTGCGTGCCCACACCCTGATCGGCTACGGCGCCGACACGCCGTTTGGCCAGCTCACCAGCCGCTTTCTGGCGTCTGCGGGGGTAGTGCCGCATATCGAGATCCGCTCCACGCCCGAGGCGCTGGCCATGGTGCGGCAAGGCGTGGGCGTGGCGCTGGTCGAGTCCTTTGGCGTCACCTCCAATTGCGCAGAAGAGATCGAGCTCAAGCCGATCAGCCCCATGCTGGCCCACAAGATCTACCTGATCCACTCCCGGACCAGCCCGCTGTCCAACCTGGCCAAGGGTTTTCTGGCGACGCTGCGGCACCTGCTGGACAGCGACGAGTTGATAGAGGCGCCGCATGTGTTGGCGGCTTGA
- a CDS encoding ABC transporter substrate-binding protein has protein sequence MLNRRTVLTSTALGALAGSPLAALAQSRKSTLVLGMTLEPTGLDPTAAAASSIGEVTLYNIYETLTKINSDGSVTPLLAERWEVSPDLKTYTFHLRKGVKFQNGEPFNAQSVKFSFERAASDKSTNKDKRTFQNLTVQPVDDYTVVLLNKEIDPDFPFLLGQATSIIVEPKSVDSNITKPVGTGPYRLASFAKGSSLTLEAWDGYRDPGAIKIKKATFRFISDAAAQVAAMLAGDVDVYARFVLRSVPQFQGNPRFQVLVGGSRAKTIVAINNAKKPLDDVRVRRAIYAAIDRKAMIEGAAEGYGAPIGSHYVPGAPGYVDTTGINPYDPEKAKRLLAEAGVKTPLELTVTLPPTPYARQGGEILVAQLSKVGIVAKLQNVEWAQWLSGTYGNKNYDLSIVSHVEPFDLGNYAKADYYWGYKSAKFDAIYNKIKNTGDAKERAKLLGDAQRVLAEDAASAWLYQPQWVTVANKSVKGLWKDMPIFVNDLTAMSWA, from the coding sequence GGCGCAGAGCCGCAAGAGCACGCTGGTACTGGGCATGACCCTGGAGCCGACCGGCCTGGACCCAACCGCTGCTGCCGCGTCGTCCATTGGCGAAGTCACGCTCTACAACATCTACGAGACGCTGACCAAAATCAACAGCGACGGCAGCGTGACGCCGCTGCTGGCCGAGCGCTGGGAGGTCTCGCCCGACCTGAAGACCTACACCTTCCACCTGCGCAAGGGCGTGAAGTTCCAGAACGGCGAGCCCTTCAATGCGCAGTCGGTCAAGTTCAGCTTTGAGCGCGCTGCAAGCGACAAAAGCACCAACAAGGACAAGCGCACCTTCCAGAACCTCACGGTGCAGCCGGTAGACGACTACACCGTGGTGCTGCTCAACAAAGAGATCGACCCGGACTTCCCCTTCCTGCTCGGCCAGGCGACGTCCATCATCGTCGAGCCCAAGAGCGTTGACAGCAACATCACCAAGCCGGTGGGCACCGGCCCGTATCGACTGGCCAGCTTTGCCAAGGGCTCTTCGCTCACGCTCGAAGCCTGGGACGGCTACCGCGACCCGGGCGCCATCAAGATCAAGAAGGCGACTTTCCGCTTCATCAGCGACGCGGCGGCCCAGGTGGCCGCCATGCTGGCCGGCGACGTGGACGTGTACGCCCGCTTCGTGCTGCGCAGCGTGCCGCAGTTCCAGGGCAACCCACGCTTCCAGGTGCTGGTGGGCGGCTCGCGCGCCAAGACCATAGTCGCCATCAACAACGCCAAGAAGCCGCTGGACGACGTGCGCGTGCGCCGCGCCATCTACGCCGCCATCGACCGCAAGGCCATGATCGAAGGTGCGGCCGAAGGCTATGGCGCGCCCATCGGCAGCCACTACGTGCCCGGCGCGCCCGGCTATGTCGACACCACCGGCATCAACCCCTACGACCCGGAGAAGGCCAAGCGCCTGCTGGCCGAGGCCGGCGTCAAGACGCCGCTGGAGCTGACCGTGACGCTGCCGCCCACGCCCTACGCGCGCCAGGGCGGCGAGATCCTGGTGGCCCAGTTGTCCAAGGTGGGCATCGTCGCCAAGCTGCAGAACGTGGAATGGGCGCAGTGGCTGTCAGGCACCTACGGCAACAAGAACTACGACCTCAGCATCGTCTCGCACGTAGAGCCCTTTGACCTGGGCAACTACGCCAAGGCGGACTACTACTGGGGCTACAAGTCGGCCAAGTTCGATGCCATCTACAACAAGATCAAGAACACCGGCGACGCCAAGGAGCGCGCCAAGCTGCTGGGCGACGCCCAGCGCGTGCTGGCCGAGGATGCAGCCAGCGCCTGGCTCTACCAGCCGCAGTGGGTCACGGTGGCCAACAAGAGCGTCAAGGGGCTGTGGAAAGACATGCCGATCTTCGTGAACGACCTGACCGCAATGTCCTGGGCTTGA